In Ruminococcus albus 7 = DSM 20455, the genomic window TTATTCACCTGTCTACGAATTCTTCAGTGACTTGCGCAAAGGATATAAGGATATGGGCGGAACTTATCACGAAAAGAACGTAGTAAGACATAAAAGAATTCGCAGGAAACATTGGGATAACGCCAAAAGAATTCTTGCGAAAGAACCAAGGATAAACCCTTATATTATGTTTCAATGGTTTTAAGAAAGGAAGAAAATTATGAAATATTTATTTGGATACACTTTTACAGGGATCGATGAGAATCACCCTCTTTCAGGAAGTAAGGTTAATTCAATTATAGCAGAGAATGACAAAGATGCTGTTGATATAATAAGGAAACTGAAAAACAACGGAATGATAAACGAATACGAACTCAAAAAGTTTCCTGCAGCAAAATGCACGATAGATTTCATTTACAAAGAGGAGTCTAATGATCTGCGTTATAGTCACCGGAAGGTAACATCAAATGTCGTGAAAGACTTTTTGAATTCTCAGGAAAACACAAACAAAACCACTAATACTTCCGGTCATATTCCCGGAGGTGAAGCAGAAAAAATTCTGAATAAGATCATCGATTATTTAGCTGACAATGAGAAAAACGAAGAAGCTGCAATAAACAAGCTTATAAAAATAGGATTCACCGGAGAATCACTCGTTGATTATTTCGGCTTCAATATGATGTCCGTAAGTGAAGTTCTTGAGGAACTGCATAATAAAGAAAACAGGACATCATGAATTATAACGGAGGATTTAAAATGGGACTTAATGAAGAAATAGCAGATAATTGGGTCATCTATGTAAACTGGATGAGATGTGGAATGAGAGAAGCTGATGATGCTCTGAACGAAAGCAATCGCAGGCTAATAAAGGCTTATCAAAAAGAGCATCCAAATGCTAAAGGTTATAAGCTGTGGAAAGGAATTATAGATATTCCTGAACAGGTCTATAATTTTGGAATAGATATGATCTTTGAAGGAACGCCCGAAATAATAAACGAAATAAATAATGAATCTGACGAGTTCAAGAGGCTTAAAATATTTGAGAAATATGGAGCTATAGGAATCGTCTGGAGTTAAATAAAAGTACGGAGGAAAAAATCTATGAAATATATTTATGTCGAAGTCTGGGAAAGAGAGATAGAAAAGCCTGTAGTGTATAATACTTATGCTGAAGCAAACTGTCAGATGAGAAAAGATTTTCTGGCAGCAATAAGAGATCGAGCAGAGACTATTCTTTCAGAAGAAAAAATAGACCTCACCGAGAAGCCTGCATATGGAGAATTTGAGGACTGTGAGATCACACCATATTCTGCATGGGCTAATGATTGTGCAAACCACGATAATTGGGATGCCATGATTTTCCCTTTCGATGAAAGCAAAGAAGAAAAGCCATCACCTAAAATCGAAGGCTATATTATAATCACCTACAGCAAGAACAAGCCGGAATATGTTGAGATGACGTCTTTCAGAGGGCTGGATCATTCTCTTACTGCAGATAAAGCCAAGGCAACTGTATTTGAAAGGATAAAAGAAGCAGAAGAAGTTCTTGAATATCTTAATAATGTATCGAACAAATATTTTAGAATTGATCCCGTTAAGGTTAATTGATCTTATACTCTCCCGATGGTTCGGGGGAGTTTTTGTTATTATATCGAAAAATCAGATATAATGATTATAGGTGTATTTACTGATAATTCGGAGTTCAAAAACGTAAAAACGGAGGTATTACTAATGGAAAAATTTTCAAGCAGCAATTATATAAGCAAAAAATACGGTATTGAAGCAGGAAGTACAGTATATGTAGTTCGTGAACATCTGTATTATCTTCCTGGCGATCCTATTCCCAAACAGGAATTTTGCATTTACGAAGCGCAGATAGAGTATTTCAGAAAAGGCGGATACACTGATTTCAAAACGAAAATAACAAAGCCTGCCTTGCAGAACAACATTGATTTTTTCAAACTGACCAATCTTAATAACAATTTTGTTTTTTCTGATAAAAGAAGTGCTGCACTTTTTGCAAAAGAACTTACAGATAAATTTGAAGCGAAAAGTTATAGGAAAAATTGCCCGATGATGAGAAGGACATGGGCTGTTTATCTAGAAGACGATAAGAAAGAGGGAGAAATGAATGAAAAACCAAAAATGTGATTACTGCAGCGGTGGGGAAGTCCTTATAGGAGAAACTACAGAAATGAAAGTATTTGTTGATGCCGGAAGTACAGGTGAAGCCAGAACGATAAAGGTAGAAAGTATGCCTTGTCCTGAGAATGCTTTTTGCGGTATGAATGGAATACCTTCCAGAGGAGTGTTTTTGATCAATTACTGTCCGATGTGTGGACGGAAGCTTTAAAGGAGCTTAATAGGAAAGGGCTGTTGATGTGCAGCTCTTTTTTTGTGGGGGAGGGGAGTTGTTTGAAATTTGTGTCACGCGTGACACAAAATCACTTATAAACTACAAAAAGATTTCAGTGTATTATATTTGCCTAAAAACAAATCATTGTTTATGGTAAAAATAGAGTTTTTTGTTAAAAAACGGTTATTTATGTTCGTTTGCTTGACATATCATGATTTCATTGTATAATTATAATAAGGCTAGTTATAATAATTCAGTATTACAATTAGCTGAAAATATAAAAGCAAAATTGCTGAAAAGCAGTGACGCAAAGCCAAGGGTCTAAACCGTATGGTATGACAGCCGGTTGCTATAGATAGGTAGGTTATAGGCAATGCGTTTTGGCGCATTGTCTTTTTGTTTTAACAGATTGAGAAAGGATGATTTTATGAAAAAGAAAGTATTAGCCTTATCAGCTGCTATAACTATGATTTTGGGTACTGGAGGAGTATTTCCAAAGGCTAAATTGGATTTTAGTTCATTGATTTCAGTATACAGTTGGGAAACTAATGAGGGTTATGAATATGAAGTGATTAATCGCGATACGATTTGTATCACAGGATATAGTGGTTATGATGCAGAAATAATAATACCTGATAAAATAGATGGTAAAAAAGTTACTAGCTTAGGGGAAAATTCTTTTAGGTATACCGGAATTAAAAGCATAACGATACCCGATGGCGTAAAGAGTATAGGGGAAAATGCTTTTGATAATTGCGAATACCTGACAAGCATAACTATTCCAGAAAGTGTAGAGAAAATAGAAGGCTATACTTTTTGGGGTTGTGATAATCTGGAGAGCATAACGTTACCCAATAGCATAACTAGCATAGGGCAATGTGCTTTTGGCGGCTGCAAAAGCCTGACAAGTATTACTATACCATATAGCGTTACAAATATTGGAGATTATGCTTTAGGATATAAAATGTTATTAAGGTTTGATGAATATGAGAAACTCCCCAATTTCAAAATTTATTGCTACAAAGACGCCCAACACATCACCTTATCAACACTAAAAAATACCGAAATTCAGCATTTTTTCAAATGCTGAATTTCACCTCAATACCTGTTTCATCGGATATAAGCACGACATCAATCATCGCTGCCGCTATATCGTGCTTTTCCTGAACCGTCAGTTTATCCCACTGCTTCATAGGTTCTTCCAAAGGCTTTGTGTCGATTGCTTTACGCTTACGGCACATAGTCTGCAATTTTTTATCAAGCTTCGATTTCTGTTCGTGCAGGGCGCTCACACGCTTCTGAATGTAGTCAAAAAGTACGCTGTCCGCATCAGCGAGCTTTTCCATGAGCTTCTGGATCTCACCGTCAATGTGAATGATCTCTGTCTTGATACTCTCCGTTTCGGTGTCGGGCTTGCTGTCCTCACGCTTTGCGATTTTGAGCTGTTCGATACGCTTCTGCATTTCTTCCAGCACAGCGTCCTCGACCTGTTTCGGCTTTAACTGAATGGGCGGAGTGGGACAGCCGTTCAGCGTGAACTTGCCGTAGTCGATGAAGCGGTGATACACACACCTTTTCTGTTCGCACAGTGATTGAAGTGCATCGCATAGCCGCAGCAGGCACATTTCACCATACCCACAAGCCAAGAGTTCATAGCCTTGCCGTTTGTCGGGAACTTGCTCTGGTGCGACTTCCTGTCCTGCACTCTCAGCCACGTTTCCGCAGGCACAAGCCCCTCATGGTATGCTACCTTGACGAAATGCGTATCATCAAGCCCAGCGTGGATAAACAAGCCGTGAATGCCGTCATAGGCTTCAATATCGTCAAGCATTTCATATCCTTTGGAAAGAAAATAGCGGTAGACCTCTTTGTCAGCCCTCACATACAGCGGATTTTCAAGGATACGGCTCAGGTGCGACCTGTCAAGATTGGAAATGCCTGTTTTCGTGCGTGGTGTCGGTCTTGAAGCATTGATACCGTTCTCCGTCATGTAGCGGATAATATCGGTCAGAGAGTTTTCGGGATGCTGATACAGGTCATACGCCACACGCACCGCCTCCGCATTCTCCGAGGGAACAAGCACCGAGCCTGTTTTGCCGTTAATAGTCCGTCTTTCGGGAGTGTAGCCGAACTGAACTTTACCGCCCTGATAGAATCCTGTTTCTCTTGCCTTAGTCTGGAAAGCATCGGCTACACGGGCAGCGATAGTCTCACGCTCAAACTCTGCGAAGTTTAGCAGATTGTTTCGCATCATACGCCCCTCTTTTGTCTCCGTATTGAACGGCTCGGAGAGGGAGTAGACGGTCACACCATAGCGGTCAAGCTCGTCCGTGATATTCAAGTATTCCCTCATATTTCTACTGAAACGGTCATACTTTTTCACGATAATTCTGCTGATAAGCCCCTCACGGGCATCGCTCATCATCTGCATAAATGCGGGACGGTGCATCACATCTTTGCCCGACTTGCTGTCATCGCAGTAGATACGATAGTCGCATTCGCCCACAAATCTGATACACTCCTCCTTCTGTGCGGATATGGACAGCGAATTGTTGCCCTTATCCTTGTCACTAACGGATCGACGAAAGTAAATTGCCGTGATACCGTCGTTTGTTTTAGTTGATTTTCTCATTGTTGACCTCCAATTGCATCAGCATAATCGTAACTGTAATTCTTTTTCGGCAGATTGCCAGATCATTCAGTTTCTTTCTTTGTTCCGTTGCGGCGCATTGCACCGAGGAAAATATCGTACATCTTGTTGATCTTCTGCTGTCTGATTGTTTCGGGAACATCATCAGGGTAAGAAACTCTAACCTTGATACCCTCATCAGACACATAGGGGGCTGCCTTCTCTCTTTTCTCTACGGCAGATGTTGTATTCAAATTTTAGTCCTTTCCGACAGCTTTCTCTTTGTCGCTGTCTGTCATTTCAGGTTTGGTTATCAGCATCATCGCTTCTTTCAGCGATAGAAGTCGTAGCCATATCATCACCACCATTCTGAAATTTTAGTCGAGCCGAACTACTCAGCCCATACTAAAATTATAGCGCACTTTCGGGGTGAAAGTCTATTCGCAGTGCGCATGAAGCCCCGTGCGCCATAAAACTTTTCTTATCGTGAAAATGTTATGTGAAATTTTGAATTGGGCATAAAAAATGCAGAGCCGGTGTTGCTCTGCATGAAGATGGTATTCGGTTTTATTATCTGAATCGTACGCTTAGATTATTCTTAGTCCATACGGCGAAAACGATATAATTGCAAACTTGTAAATTCATCTTTGTTATGCTCCTTATACACGCCAATTTGACGGAGCAAGTAGTTGATTACACCATTGCCTTGCATTGGTTCTATCGCTATGCTGCCATTCTCAAATAAAACACCTGTTTGTGTTCCATATCCACCAAAATAATCTGTTTCAATATACATGATCTGTGCGTCTTTAGATTCCTGCAACAAAAAGCTAATGACAGAATCAGATAGATAATTGAACTGAGGATATTTATGAGTATCAGCAGTATCAAACAACTCCTCAATATCGTCAAATAAGCTATCATTGAGAAATGACATTCCATAACCCTGCGGAAGTATATTTTTCTCTGCATACACCCAATGATCTGAAATGTTTTGAATAACATTCTCTTTTGCAATAATAGCTCTTATCATATGTCCCATGAAAACTCTCCCTGTTTTTACGAGCACGCCGACCTCCAACTCTTTCCCCTAAATTATAACACACCGCCCCCAAAAATGCAATCCCATTTCCGAAAAATCCACCCTCCAGAATCACCGTCATCATCAACAGAAATCCCATGTTGAAACTATGCAGGAGGGAGAATCATCATGAACAAACTGTAAACTTTTCAGAAAATTATGCCAGAATCCTCAAATTTCACGGTAGATAAGTGAAGGGGTATTTTCATGGGCGATCAGGCAGGGCAGAAATTTGAATGTAACGATAAGTGTATCGACATTCAAAATCGGCTCAGGGAGAGCTGAACGGAAGGTTTCACCAGACTGCCGCCCACCCAGCATCATAACTGCGCCGAAGCCCAGTAAAATACTCTCAGAGCCGTGCGAATACAGAGAAAAGTCGCATAGCTCGTACATGAACTTTGTTCATGTATATCACAGCAGGAGCGTGAAAAAGTGCCGAAGAACGGCGAAAAACAAGTGAGGGCGTGGAACGCCCGATCAATTTTCACAAGCACGGTATGTCGTATTACGATTATGAAAAATCGTAAACCACATACGGCTTGTTAGGGGAAAATTCCCCTAAGACCCCTGAGAGGTCGGCACAGCCGACCGAGATACAGAAAGGAGACACAATGTCAATATTCAAAAAATCGGGCGAGGTAGATTTCACTGAACCGCCCGAAACCAGCGAGGGCGAATCACCACCGCAGGACACCGAGCCGAGCGAGGTACGCAAGCACCTGATTACTTTCAGAGTGAACGACATGGAACTTGAAGCAATCAACCGCCGATATGCGGAAACATCGTTCAAAAGCCGTGGCGATTTTTGCAGGTATTCTGCACTCATCGTGATGAATGTTGAGGAAGATACCGAGGACATAAAGCAGATAGCGAGGTACATATCGTCTATCTCCAATTCGTTCAATCAGGTAGCCCACCGTGTCAATAAAGGCGGAAAACTTTACGATGAAGATATTTCCGATATGAAAGCGAGATTAGAGGAAGTTTGGCGATTACTCGTATCCATACGATCCACACGGGAACATACGGTGCAATTGCTTATATCTGCAACCCGGACAAAACCGCAGACGGCAAATATGTTGTTAGCAACCTGTGCGTATCTTCTCCATGTGGAGCATCAGAACAGTTCAAAAATATCCGAGAGTGTGTCGGCACAGGACGAAGCCGAAGCGAGTGTCAGCACATAATACAATCGTTTGCTCCGGGGGAAGTCACTCCCGAACGTGCTTTGCTTATCGGGCAGGAACTTTGCAAGGCACTTTTCAATGACAAGTATCAGTATGTGCTTGCCGTCCATTGCGACCATGAACATATCCACAATCACATCATCGTGAACAATGTGAACTTCTACACGGGCAAGACCTTTGAAACCGAGCATAATCAGGGCAAAATTCCCGACCGAGCGTGGAGCAAACTCCGCACGATTTCGGACGAACTATGCAGGAAACACGGACTTTCTATCATCGAAAATCCGCATCTTTCAAAGGGTAAAAGCCATTGGGAGTGGGAGCTTGACCAACAGAATTTGTCGTGGAAAGAACAGCTTAAACGAGCCATTGACGAGGTTATCAAGGTCAGTGAGGACTTTGAGGATTTCCTTGCGAAATGTGCCGATTTCGGAATACTTGTGGACTACAATCCCGACCATAAAATCGACCTGAAATTTATGCTTGCCGAGCAGAAAGAACGCAATTCGAGGGCGAAATTCACAAGAGCGAAAACGCCCGAACAGATTACGCACAGCAGAGTGCGGAGCGTAAAGCCCTGAAGAAAGAAGCGGACAGACTTTCAAGGCTTGCGCAGCAGAAGCGTGACAGTCAGAGAACGCTTGACCGATATATGCAGAACGAACAGGCTGCCAAGAGAAAGAAAGGTCAGCTTGAATAAAGAGAGGAAGATTTTATGAGTAGAATAGGTTATATCCGTGTTTCCACGGAACATCAGGAGACAGCGAGACAGCAGGAGATCATGGACGGCTATCAGGTAGACCGCATCTTCTCCGAGAAGATTTCGGGAGCGAACAAAGACCGCCCACAGCTCAGGGCTATGCTTGACTATGTGCGTGAAGGCGATACGCTTTACATCGAAAGTATCAGCCGTTTAGGACGCTCCACAAAGGATTTGCTGAACATCATTGACACTCTCACCGAAAAGGGTGTCACTCTCATCAGCCACAAGGAAAACATCGACAACGTGAGGGCATCGAGATCGCTAAGGCTCAGGGTAAGTACGCAGGGCGTAAACCCATTGAAATCGACTGGACGAGGTTCGGTCAGCTTTATGGGGAATGGAAGTCAAAGAGCATCACGGGCAGGGACTTTATGCGGAGAATGGGCTTGTCGGCTAACACCTTTTACCGCCGTGTGCGTGAGTATGAAATCCGTCACGGCATTGCCGAGCCTACCTCTGCTTGACAGCCCCCTCAGACGAACGGAAAAGTCCATCAGAGCCGTTCGAGCCTGCGGAGCGGAAAACTAACCGCCTGAAAAGAAAAGACCTGAGAAGTGCTTGTGTGAGCAAATCTCAGGTCTTTGTGAGTTATTCAGTTCCAAAAGGGTATGCTGTCATTGTGGCGCGCGCCATAATTCCGATATGGACTTGTGTGGAACGGATTACAGGTGTTCCAATAGACTACGGTCATTTGAACTTCTTGACAGTAAAGTACCGAGTAACACTTGAAATGATCATCATAAGGATCATCACACTCAGCACGGCAAATGCGATCAGGAAAGAGTACGGAAACCACACACCGATCATTTTGTAGCTTGCAAAGCCATAACCTGCGATGCTGACTGCTATTCTGGGGAGCAGGGGGGTCAATACAAGCAGCGGCACCAGAATGCAACATTGTTTGCATAGTCTTTTCTTCTCTTTTGCAAGGTCTGTCTGCTTCTTGTCAAGGCGCTTTCTCTGCGTAAACATCATAAAAAGCACCAGAATAATACCGATCAAACTAACGATTGTGATACAAGACGATACCTTATCCATAGTCGAGCAAGGATCTAACAGTTCAAACTGTTCTCTGTTGATCTGTTCGCCCTTCATGACTTGATAAAGTGAGTTGCCTGCATAATCTGCTATGAATGTCCACACGTTTGAAACGGAGAAAATGCCGATGTCCCGTTCTTTATCGACAAGAATGAAAGAGCTGAAATTTGCGTTCGTTCCCGTGTGATACAAAAAGCCGTCATAATCTATCCATCCGTTATACTGTACCATACTGTTACCCATGTCGATCTTGTACACATCGGGAGCTTTTTGTGAAGCAGTAATAGCGTTTGTTAGTTTTTCCGGCAGCTCCAAATGTCCGAGCTGTGCTTCTATCCATAGCGACATATCCTTCGGTGTGGAACGCAGACCGCCGTCACCCGAAGTCAGCGAAAATTCAGGTTCATCGTATGGCCTAAGTTTCAGGAATAACCAGCGGTAGCCCTGTGTTGTCGGAATATGATATCCGCTGTGTATCATTCCGATCGGCTGCAATATTTCCTTTGTGACGTATTCTTCAAAGGGCTGACCGCTGACGGTTTCTGTGATATATGCAAGAATGTCATAGCCGAGATTACAGTATTCAAACCTCGTTTCGGGTTCATAGACAAGCTCGATGTTTTCGGCAATGTGGGCTATTTCCTCATTGGAAACTGTGTTGTCTTCGACCGGATACTGCATCATCGTTGTGTTGGAAATGCCCGAACAGTGTTCAAGAAGCTGCCATATCTTCGTATCCTGCGATGCTCCGTTCCAAGTCACGATCCACCACGGCAGGTAGTCCGATACGCTGTCCTCAACCGAGAGCTTACCCTCCTCCTGCAATAGAAATACAGACAGTGCAGTAAATGCTTTTGAGCATGAGCCGATGCCGAACACAGTGTCCTCAGTTACGGAAGTTTGCTCCTCGATATTGGCATATCCCCAATTCTTGAAACCGACCTCCGAGCCGTTCACCAAAGTAACGGCAAGTCCGGGCGGATCATCTTTCTCTATTTTTTCTTCAACAAAAGCACTCCACTCCGTATTATCCAAGACGGTATCCGCAGCAGATGCCTGAAGCGGTGCTGCGATCAGAATAGGCAGCGTAAGAGTTACTGCTATTGCTTTCAGTATGAAATTTCTGATCATCAAGTATTCTCCTTTTTACAAATGTTATCTATTTTACTTTGAACAAACAATTTCAGAGCAAGTAATCCATAGCTCATCAATGAAATCAAAGCATAGTATACAATACCGAGTATAGCCGCCTTAAATAAAGTCAGGCTTTCTGCCGGTACCAAGCCATATATAAGGTTACCTGTAATTAGAAAGCGAATATAATCAAACAGGAAGTAACACATTGCCATAGCCGGGGCAATCATAATTCTTCTGAAACGATCTTTTTTATCCTTTAACTCAAATTTTGTCGCAAACAAAAACATTGCCAAAACCAACATGGGATTGATTCCGTGCATGAAGAAAAACATATCACTAAAATTAAAATTGAACCAACCTAAGAACTTAAAAAACACAGTACAAAAAACGGTCAGTATACACGGCAGAACTAATTGATACATCATCACAGGCAAGGCTTTCTTTCTGATAAGACCTACGATCCCGTCAAATAGCAATAACAAGCCACATAAGGAATTTGAAATAAAAGTCAACTCATGCATCAATGAAACTTGAAAATGATATCCAACAAGCACCGTGAATAGTATGAATGCCCCCACAATCATTTTTGTTATTCTTTTGATAGTTCTGTCTGCATAAGATACTCTATTTCCTTCATAACTCATAATTGTTTACCTCATAATCTTTCCGATTTTTATGAGCAAAATGAGAGCTTACTGCAATAGCTCACTTTATCAGTTTCAGGCTCATCAATATATGATCACCTGTCTAACCGTTGTAATCATAAAACAGCTTATCAAGCAGCTTGTCAAGCCCACGCTTGTCACCGAGGGCAGCCCTGATAAAAATGCCGATATTGCAGAGCATCAGCTTCAGATAGAGCCAGTCACCCATATCATCGTATTTTCTTGTGGAATTGATAAGTACGTTTTTATGCAGAACGGTATATTTCTTTCCTTTACGCTTACCATATGCTTTCAATAGCTTGGCAGTCGCAGCATCTTCCATAGCTTTCTTTTCCACAAATCCGCCTATTGCCTGAAATGTTGATTTCTCAGCCCAGAAGATACCACAGTACAGTCCCGTGACAGCAAAAGACACTCTACACAGCAGATCATTCAGATACAGAGGAACAGAATATCGCTCAAAGCGGATCGGCGCTCCGCCGCCGATATATTTGCCTGTGTCCAGCAAAAAAGCGATCTCTTTCAGCGTTCCTTTCGTCATACGGTTATCGCAGTCTATGGTCACAATAATATCGCCAGTCGCATTAATGATCCCTGCGTTTCTGACCTTGGCAATACACCTGTCACCGTTGGAAATGACCTTTGCACCATGTTTCTCTGCGATCTCTGCAGTCCTGTCAGTACAGCGATTGCAGACAACGATGATCTCCACCTGACCGCCGTAATACTTTACGGCGGCTTTTATGGA contains:
- a CDS encoding glycosyltransferase, translated to MKSISVIIPAHNEEKYVARCIRSIKAAVKYYGGQVEIIVVCNRCTDRTAEIAEKHGAKVISNGDRCIAKVRNAGIINATGDIIVTIDCDNRMTKGTLKEIAFLLDTGKYIGGGAPIRFERYSVPLYLNDLLCRVSFAVTGLYCGIFWAEKSTFQAIGGFVEKKAMEDAATAKLLKAYGKRKGKKYTVLHKNVLINSTRKYDDMGDWLYLKLMLCNIGIFIRAALGDKRGLDKLLDKLFYDYNG
- a CDS encoding serine hydrolase domain-containing protein, with protein sequence MIRNFILKAIAVTLTLPILIAAPLQASAADTVLDNTEWSAFVEEKIEKDDPPGLAVTLVNGSEVGFKNWGYANIEEQTSVTEDTVFGIGSCSKAFTALSVFLLQEEGKLSVEDSVSDYLPWWIVTWNGASQDTKIWQLLEHCSGISNTTMMQYPVEDNTVSNEEIAHIAENIELVYEPETRFEYCNLGYDILAYITETVSGQPFEEYVTKEILQPIGMIHSGYHIPTTQGYRWLFLKLRPYDEPEFSLTSGDGGLRSTPKDMSLWIEAQLGHLELPEKLTNAITASQKAPDVYKIDMGNSMVQYNGWIDYDGFLYHTGTNANFSSFILVDKERDIGIFSVSNVWTFIADYAGNSLYQVMKGEQINREQFELLDPCSTMDKVSSCITIVSLIGIILVLFMMFTQRKRLDKKQTDLAKEKKRLCKQCCILVPLLVLTPLLPRIAVSIAGYGFASYKMIGVWFPYSFLIAFAVLSVMILMMIISSVTRYFTVKKFK
- a CDS encoding leucine-rich repeat domain-containing protein codes for the protein MKKKVLALSAAITMILGTGGVFPKAKLDFSSLISVYSWETNEGYEYEVINRDTICITGYSGYDAEIIIPDKIDGKKVTSLGENSFRYTGIKSITIPDGVKSIGENAFDNCEYLTSITIPESVEKIEGYTFWGCDNLESITLPNSITSIGQCAFGGCKSLTSITIPYSVTNIGDYALGYKMLLRFDEYEKLPNFKIYCYKDAQHITLSTLKNTEIQHFFKC
- a CDS encoding recombinase family protein; this translates as MRKSTKTNDGITAIYFRRSVSDKDKGNNSLSISAQKEECIRFVGECDYRIYCDDSKSGKDVMHRPAFMQMMSDAREGLISRIIVKKYDRFSRNMREYLNITDELDRYGVTVYSLSEPFNTETKEGRMMRNNLLNFAEFERETIAARVADAFQTKARETGFYQGGKVQFGYTPERRTINGKTGSVLVPSENAEAVRVAYDLYQHPENSLTDIIRYMTENGINASRPTPRTKTGISNLDRSHLSRILENPLYVRADKEVYRYFLSKGYEMLDDIEAYDGIHGLFIHAGLDDTHFVKVAYHEGLVPAETWLRVQDRKSHQSKFPTNGKAMNSWLVGMVKCACCGYAMHFNHCANRKGVCITASSTTASSR
- a CDS encoding relaxase/mobilization nuclease domain-containing protein translates to MCVSSPCGASEQFKNIRECVGTGRSRSECQHIIQSFAPGEVTPERALLIGQELCKALFNDKYQYVLAVHCDHEHIHNHIIVNNVNFYTGKTFETEHNQGKIPDRAWSKLRTISDELCRKHGLSIIENPHLSKGKSHWEWELDQQNLSWKEQLKRAIDEVIKVSEDFEDFLAKCADFGILVDYNPDHKIDLKFMLAEQKERNSRAKFTRAKTPEQITHSRVRSVKP
- a CDS encoding plasmid mobilization relaxosome protein MobC; amino-acid sequence: MSIFKKSGEVDFTEPPETSEGESPPQDTEPSEVRKHLITFRVNDMELEAINRRYAETSFKSRGDFCRYSALIVMNVEEDTEDIKQIARYISSISNSFNQVAHRVNKGGKLYDEDISDMKARLEEVWRLLVSIRSTREHTVQLLISATRTKPQTANMLLATCAYLLHVEHQNSSKISESVSAQDEAEASVST